The Corythoichthys intestinalis isolate RoL2023-P3 chromosome 1, ASM3026506v1, whole genome shotgun sequence genome has a segment encoding these proteins:
- the ercc5 gene encoding DNA excision repair protein ERCC-5 homolog: MGVHGLWRLLESTGKPINPETLEGKILAVDISIWLNQAVKGVRDREGNSVQNAHLLTLFHRICKLLFFRIRPVFVFDGDAPLLKKQTLALRRQRKEELSQESKKTNEKLLRTFLKRQAIKAVLGDDSKDPLPSLSSVKRNEVDDMYVLPALPQADEERSSSEEGEEENESEDVVDEMYEGAEHFADPNSVDINSEEFACLPLEMKHEILKDMKEFSKRRRTLYHKPPELSTDFSQYQLSGLLHRNKLNQRLEGVEKEMNQRSAGSAPQFYEQEQQSHDVESRRLVSEDNSHYILIKGSTKSKIPSENQPTPAPWTGNALSGFIKRRVAKPEPLWCPVPEEEDKKQVSFSGDCKESDVTSPPSPRTLNALQVAMNDTSDVKQEDGEGSISPRSLLAIQQALDEDDDGVTQKTLSSSSATEIQIAISSSEEDETELDAIKDFVEEKSNFKENTLGKNIPDDLLDIGSDYMDEIIGQRNKAFHFAAAINEVKEGSDRQNMGEKNCEVNKDMRQANARTVSCSQTQPDNRGDSELGLMFEKEHHTHFEAADNESEQVFGKSLREAQSHIELPERGNNQFPLLKTSHVVKPGSVDDSESEESFVEVSEEEHEEDAEEVYNETMQAESQPDAAPVPDQNSTSNEEIDNETPSDGDEFEEEKLNASCSATAVNEWEDFDVEELHSLESSLQVEQSNLKEQQQQQERMANTVTGQMYLESQELLRLFGIPFLVAPMEAEAQCAALDRTDHTNGTITDDSDVWLFGGRHVYKNFFNQNKYVEHYQYSDLQNQLGLDRNKLINLAYLLGSDYTEGVPGVGYVTGMEILNEFPGHGLEPLTQFSNWWSEAQEKKRLTDNPRDTKVKKKLRGLKLQPGFPNPTVAQAYLQPAVDQSDSSFSWGHPQLDMIKEFCQSRFGWTSRKTTETLQPVIKQLNTQQTQLRIDSFFRMEQQEKQAIRSQRLRRAVTCMKRKEDGNEDMDSDEETVTPSKRGKTMEQDQKKAETGKLREQDRSLCQGGFLGSRGIGENLNKSLNDVNCSSQGSNLTKATKTIPPKHTTGQSSSSSSDEDCEDNYGKVAMVTAQPVFKGSIRGCSNKSRRGRGRGKKI, encoded by the exons ATGGGAGTGCACGGTCTTTGGCGGCTGCTGGAGAGCACAGGAAAACCCATTAATCCAGAAACTTTGGAGGGTAAAATCCTTGCTGTTG ATATCAGTATATGGCTGAATCAGGCTGTAAAGGGGGTGCGAGACCGTGAAGGCAACAGTGTCCAGAACGCCCATCTTCTAACTCTCTTCCACCGCATCTGCAAGCTGCTGTTTTTCCGCATCCGTCCAGTGTTTGTCTTTGATGGCGATGCTCCACTGCTAAAGAAACAAACActg GCCCTGAGGAGGCAGAGGAAGGAAGAGTTAAGCCAAGAGTCCAAAAAGACAAATGAGAAACTCCTCAGGACATTCCTGAAGAGGCAAGCTATCAAAGCTGTGCTTGGAGATGACAG TAAGGATCCTCTTCCTAGCCTGTCAAGTGTGAAGAGAAATGAGGTGGATGACATGTATGTTCTACCTGCCCTGCCACAGGCAGATGAAGAGAGAAGCAG CTCAGAGGAGGGGGAGGAAGAGAACGAGTCTGAAGATGTGGTTGATGAGATGTATgag GGGGCTGAACATTTTGCGGACCCAAACTCTGTGGACATCAACTCAGAAGAATTTGCATGTCTGCCACTGGAAATGAAGCATGAGATCCTCAAAGACATGAaggaattttcaaaaaggcgtcggACCCTTTACCACAAACCTCCCGAG CTCTCCACAGACTTCTCCCAGTACCAGTTATCTGGCTTGCTGCACAGAAACAAGCTAAATCAACGTCTGGAGGGAGTGGAAAAAGAGATGAATCAGCGCAGTGCTGGCAGCGCACCACAGTTCTACGAACAGGAGCAGCAGAGTCATGATGTTGAGTCACGTCGACTTGTTTCAGAAGATAACTCTCACTACATCCTCATTAAAG GCTCTACCAAAAGTAAAATTCCCTCAGAGAACCAACCTACCCCTGCACCCTGGACTGGGAATGCCCTATCAGGCTTTATAAAGAGGAGAGTGGCCAAACCGGAGCCCTTGTGGTGTCCGGTCCCTGAGGAAGAAGATAAAAAGCAAGTTTCCTTTTCAGGGGACTGTAAAGAGTCTGATGTCACATCGCCCCCTTCGCCTCGCACGCTGAATGCTCTTCAGGTCGCCATGAATGACACCTCAGATGTGAAGCAGGAAGACGGAGAAGGTAGCATTTCTCCACGAAGTCTGCTCGCCATCCAACAAGCTCTGGATGAGGATGACGATGGAGTGACGCAAAAGACTCTAAGCAGCAGCTCTGCTACTGAGATACAAATAGCCATCAGTAGTTCAGAAGAGGATGAGACAGAGCTTGATGCCATTAAAGATTTTGTCGAAGAAAAATCCAATTTTAAGGAGAACACCTTAGGAAAAAATATACCTGATGACTTGTTAGATATTGGTTCTGATTATATGGATGAAATAATTGGACAAAGAAATAAAGCTTTTCACTTTGCAGCAGCTATTAATGAAGTGAAGGAAGGATCTGACAGACAAaacatgggggaaaaaaactgtgaaGTGAACAAGGACATGCGCCAAGCTAATGCAAGGACAGTAAGTTGCAGTCAGACACAACCTGACAATAGAGGTGACTCGGAGCTGGGATTAATGTTTGAGAAGGAACATCACACCCATTTTGAGGCTGCTGATAATGAATCTGAGCAGGTATTCGGAAAATCTCTTAGGGAGGCACAAAGTCACATTGAATTGCCTGAGCGGGGTAATAATCAATTCCCTCTTCTAAAAACGAGCCATGTTGTTAAGCCAGGAAGTGTGGACGACAGTGAATCAGAAG AGAGTTTTGTGGAAGTATCAGAGGAGGAACATGAAGAAGATGCAGAGGAGGTCTACAATGAGACCATGCAAGCAGAAAGTCAGCCCGATGCTGCGCCCGTTCCAGACCAGAACTCGACATCAAATGAGGAGATCGACAATGAAACCCCGTCCGATGGGGATGAATTTGAAGAGGAAAAATTGAATGCATCCTGCTCAGCTACTGCAGTCAATGAATGGGAAGATTTTGATGTG GAGGAGCTGCACTCCCTTGAGAGCTCTCTGCAGGTGGAGCAGAGCAACCTGAAAGAGCAGCAACAGCAACAGGAGAGGATGGCCAACACAGTTACAGGGCAGATGTACTTGGAGAGCCAG GAGCTCCTACGGCTTTTCGGTATTCCATTCCTAGTGGCACCGATGGAGGCCGAGGCGCAGTGTGCTGCACTCGACAGAACCGACCATACTAATGGTACCATTACTGATGACTCAGATGTTTGGCTGTTTGGAGGACGACACGTCTACAAGAATTTCTTCaaccagaataaatatgtggaaCACTACCAGTACAGTGACCTGCAGAACCAACTTG GTTTGGACAGAAACAAACTGATCAACCTGGCTTACCTGCTAGGAAGTGACTATACCGAGGGCGTGCCTGGGGTCGGGTATGTGACAGGCATGGAAATCTTGAATGAATTCCCTGGACATGGGCTGGAGCCACTGACACAGTTCAG TAATTGGTGGTCAGAAGCGCAAGAGAAAAAGCGTTTGACTGACAATCCTCGGGACacgaaagtgaaaaaaaagctGCGGGGGCTCAAACTTCAACCCGGGTTCCCAAACCCTACTGTGGCTCAGGCTTATCTGCAGCCTGCTGTGGACCAGTCGGACAGTTCCTTCAGCTGGGGACACCCTCAACTGGACATGATCAAAGAAT TTTGTCAAAGTCGCTTTGGTTGGACCAGTAGAAAAACCACAGAGACCCTTCAGCCTGTGATCAAACAACTTAACACACAACAG ACTCAGTTGCGGATTGACTCATTCTTCCGCATGGAGCAACAGGAAAAGCAGGCGATTCGAAGTCAGCGACTCCGCCGTGCCGTCACCTGCATGAAAAGAAAGGAGGATGGAAACGAGGATATGGATTCTGACGAGGAAACTGTCACACCATCAAAGAGAGGAAAAACAATGGAGCAGGACCAGAAGAAAGCCGAAACTGGAAAACTAAGAGAACAAGACAGATCTTTGTGCCAAGGCGGGTTTTTGGGTTCAAGGGGAATTGGAGAAAATTTGAATAAGTCTCTGAATGATGTGAACTGCTCTAGCCAGGGGTCAAATTTGACAAAGGCTACCAAGACTATACCACCAAAGCACACGACTGGAcagagcagcagcagcagctctGATGAAGACTGCGAAGATAATTATGGTAAAGTTGCTATGGTAACTGCACAACCTGTGTTCAAAGGAAGCATAAGAGGTTGCAGTAATAAAAGCAGGAGAGGAAGAGGGCGAGGAAAGAAAatctaa
- the blzf1 gene encoding golgin-45: MTAVVRDSARVPVRVAGDGMETEKTPSTLEVSTDTLPSGLAAVPVKAASPKHNPKSSIPPPPIAPQPLGVLHLGKVSREACTEVEAVRIIIPRAAISRNSRVTEAKGDSGHQVEERSSSPQPSVDDWRGQLEKLQNSERRLLQDKEGLSNQLRVQTEVNRELKKLLVASMGDDLQYQFERLAREKNHLNLENEALGRTLSHTAEQLERMSIQCDVWRSKFLASRVMAEELTNSRTALQRQTREAQVAIQDLLLEREEFSREMVLTHRSLEQLLVSLQWGRQQTYYPSAQPLSTGELAAANHKLADAINSHLLGSIVVNGSSATADQLCNTPAEKMAEKVLKILDPISCTENKADSSLNDSSPSNFLSNKSIGRFHPYTRYENITFNCCERCSGDILVL; this comes from the exons ATGACTGCTGTTGTTAGGG ATTCTGCCCGAGTCCCAGTAAGAGTTGCTGGTGATGGCATGGAAACAGAGAAAACGCCATCTACCTTAGAAGTCAGTACAGATACGCTGCCTTCAGGTCTGGCAGCCGTTCCTGTCAAGGCAGCAAGCCCCAAACACAACCCCAAGTCTTCCATTCCTCCTCCCCCTATTGCCCCACAACCTCTTGGTGTGCTCCATCTGGGCAAGGTGAGTAGGGAGGCCTGCACGGAGGTTGAGGCCGTAAGAATCATCATTCCCAGAGCTGCCATAAGCAGGAATAGCAGGGTAACTGAGGCGAAGGGAGACTCTGGACATCAGGTGGAAGAGCGAAGTTCATCCCCGCAGCCATCGGTGGATGATTGGCGAGGACAGCTAGAGAAGCTTCAGAACTCTGAACGCAGGCTGCTACAAGACAAGGAAGGTCTTTCCAATCAACTGCGTGTGCAGACAGAG GTGAACCGCGAGCTCAAGAAACTTCTGGTGGCATCCATGGGTGATGACCTTCAGTACCAATTTGAGCGTCTTGCGCGTGAGAAGAATCATCTGAATTTGGAGAACGAGGCTTTGGGTCGAACTTTGTCACATACAGCGGAGCAACTGGAGCGTATGAGTATACAGTGTGATGTCTGGAGGAGCAAGTTCCTGGCCAGCAG AGTCATGGCAGAAGAGCTGACAAATTCCAGAACAGCTCTGCAGCGTCAGACCAGAGAGGCACAAGTAGCCATTCAGGACCTATTGTTGGAAAGAGAGGAGTTCTCAAGGGAAATGGTGCTCACTCACAG ATCTCTGGAGCAGCTCCTGGTGTCTCTGCAGTGGGGCAGACAGCAGACCTACTACCCCAGCGCACAGCCGCTCAGCACAGGAGAGTTGGCGGCAGCCAATCACAAGTTAGCAGATGCCATCAACTCTCACCTGTTAGGCAGCATTGTGGTCAACGGCAGCAGTGCGACAGCTGATCAGCTTTGTAACACACCAGCAGAAAAGATGGCTGAGAAG gttttgaaaattttagatcccATCTCCTGCACAGAAAACAAGGCAGATTCTTCACTTAATGACTCATCCCCTTCAAACTTTCTGAGCAATAAGAGCATTGGCAGGTTCCACCCATACACTCGCTATGAGAACATCACTTTCAACTGCTGTGAACGCTGCTCCGGAGACATCCTCGTGCTGTAG
- the trmt10c gene encoding tRNA methyltransferase 10 homolog C, translating to MLRRIFTARRFHELWKRGTLALNPVNKIQVIGVSPTILPCHPSCPIRTGIPLLQENVDLDKWKSILRSQSSTQDDAEDQEVSDEDEIPEGHLLNNLVAAQELVAMWRLAGKMVPKEMSDEELQSFADITTKSARKKYLKYLAIREGHKRVRKEKQQQKKAAREALLEQTRDPDSEGEPKEYRNTFTYSSWYRSLNKLLGWRTIQAMLFDQPLVFDMSYESNMSRQEIKNTVTQLLEVEGWNRRAKEPYHLHFCNLQQDGAYMKELLKRYGAETWNNLLITNTERHAVDMFSRDHLVYLTADSPNVLRTFDPSKIYIIGALVDRSILSGLSLANAKRLKLATARLPLNEFLHWELGAKTLTLDQMMRIMLSLKETGKWEEALEFVPKRKHDGFHQKQQINNRRLEQNGDQFLKPTATQSKKTVTYKSKRESGLTDVVKMSGRPQNRETKPAATRVRTSLKSSLEGRHESKSRMWWED from the coding sequence ATGTTGCGACGAATTTTTACTGCGCGACGTTTTCATGAACTATGGAAACGCGGAACTTTGGCGTTAAACCCTGTCAACAAAATCCAAGTAATCGGAGTTTCGCCAACTATTCTTCCCTGTCACCCAAGTTGTCCCATCCGGACTGGGATTCCACTTCTACAGGAGAATGTTGACTTGGACAAATGGAAATCCATACTGAGGTCCCAGTCTTCCACGCAAGATGATGCTGAGGACCAGGAAGTAAGTGATGAGGACGAAATCCCAGAAGGGCATTTACTTAACAATCTGGTGGCAGCTCAGGAGCTGGTTGCAATGTGGCGGCTGGCAGGGAAAATGGTACCTAAAGAGATGTCTGATGAAGAGTTACAGAGCTTTGCAGACATCACCACTAAGTCTGCTAGAAAAAAGTACCTGAAATACCTGGCCATAAGAGAAGGCCATAAGCGAGTGCGTAAGGAGAAGCAACAGCAAAAGAAAGCAGCACGGGAAGCGTTACTGGAGCAAACCAGAGATCCAGATTCAGAGGGGGAACCTAAAGAATACAGAAACACATTCACATATTCGTCCTGGTATCGCAGTCTTAACAAACTGCTGGGCTGGAGGACTATCCAGGCCATGTTGTTTGACCAGCCTCTGGTTTTTGACATGAGCTATGAATCCAACATGTCCAGACAGGAGATTAAAAACACTGTAACCCAGCTTTTGGAGGTAGAAGGATGGAACAGACGTGCCAAGGAGCCTTACCATCTCCATTTTTGTAACCTTCAACAAGATGGAGCTTACATGAAGGAGTTACTCAAGCGCTATGGTGCCGAAACCTGGAACAACTTGCTTATCACCAATACAGAGAGACATGCAGTTGACATGTTTTCTCGTGACCACCTTGTTTACCTCACTGCAGACTCCCCCAATGTTCTCCGCACCTTCGACCCATCAAAGATCTACATCATCGGCGCGCTCGTGGACCGGTCCATTCTGTCCGGTTTGTCACTGGCCAATGCCAAGCGTCTAAAGTTGGCTACAGCCCGTTTACCACTCAATGAGTTCCTCCACTGGGAATTGGGAGCCAAAACTCTGACCCTGGACCAGATGATGCGGATAATGCTAAgtttaaaagaaactgggaaATGGGAGGAGGCTTTGGAATTTGTGCCAAAGAGGAAACATGATGGCTTTCACCAGAAGCAGCAAATCAACAACCGCAGACTAGAACAGAATGGGGACCAATTTTTGAAACCTACAGCCACACAAAGTAAAAAGACTGTTACCTACAAGTCAAAACGAGAGTCTGGGCTTACTGATGTGGTCAAAATGTCTGGACGACCTCAGAACAGAGAGACCAAACCAGCTGCAACCAGAGTGCGGACATCTCTTAAGAGCAGCCTGGAAGGAAGACATGAGAGCAAAAGTAGGATGTGGTGGGAAGATTAG
- the txnl4b gene encoding thioredoxin-like protein 4B, with product MSLFLPKLSCKKEIDDVIKRVAEKVVVLRFGRDEDSVCLQIDEILSKTAHDLSNMASIYIIDVDKAPIYTRYFDISYIPSTVFFFNGQHMKVDYGSPDHTKFVGSFKTKQDFMDLIEVIYRGAMRGKMIVQSPIDPKNIPKYDLLYHGI from the exons ATGAGTTTATTTTTGCCAAAATTGAGCTGTAAAAAAGAAATAGACGACGTAATCAAGAGAGTGGCAGAAAAGGTGGTTGTTTTAAGGTTTGGGAGGGATGAAGACTCTGTCTGTCTTCAAATAGATGAAATT CTCTCAAAAACTGCACACGACTTGAGTAATATGGCGTCTATCTACATCATTGATGTGGATAAAGCTCCTATTTACACCAGATACTTTGACATCAGTTACATCCCGTCAACTGTGTTCTTTTTCAATGGTCAACACATGAAAGTGGACTATGG CTCACCAGATCACACCAAGTTTGTTGGCAGCTTCAAAACCAAGCAGGATTTCATGGATCTTATTGAGGTCATATACAGAGGCGCCATGCGGGGGAAAATGATTGTCCAGAGTCCCATCGACCCTAAAAACATCCCGAAATATGACCTTCTATATCATGggatttaa
- the mrpl16 gene encoding 39S ribosomal protein L16, mitochondrial, translating into MMISLIKTVVGSVAALGAHGQQHGLLHSHFRVLTAGLKTLEIPPDYSDVVLPEKPKLKFLNKVPNFKKARKEMKKLWDIQGPAKAANTFTSGQYAIVAMGGGYLKWGHLEMIRLTISRKMDSRTTFARWRINAPYKPITRKGLGQRMGGGKGAIDHYVTPVRFGRLIVEVGGKVELGEVEHILIEVAKKLPFPAKVMSRESLEVFQKTQADMEANNQNPWTFKRIVEGNMLGIRKVLSPFDLKNHGRFTGKFYNPGRV; encoded by the exons atgatgATCTCTCTCATCAAAACTGTTGTTGGTAGCGTGGCTGCACTCGGCGCTCATGGTCAGCAGCACG GTCTTCTGCACAGCCACTTCAGAGTTCTCACAGCTGGATTGAAGACATTAGAAATCCCCCCTGACTACAGTG ATGTGGTGCTGCCAGAGAAACCCAAACTGAAGTTTCTGAACAAGGTGCCCAATTTTAAAAAAGCTAGAAAGGAGATGAAGAAACTGTGGGATATTCAAGGGCCGGCTAAGGCAGCAAATACCTTCACGTCTGGACAGTATGCAATTGTG GCAATGGGAGGGGGCTACCTTAAATGGGGCCACTTGGAGATGATACGTCTAACCATCAGCCGCAAGATGGATTCCCGTACCACGTTTGCTCGCTGGCGCATCAATGCCCCATACAAGCCAATCACGCGAAAAGGGCTCGGTCAACGCATGGGTGgaggcaaaggagccatcgaccACTACGTGACACCTGTCCGCTTTGGCCGCCTCATTGTGGAAGTGGGAGGAAAGGTGGAGCTTGGAGAAGTCGAGCATATATTGATTGAAGTAGCAAAGAAACTTCCCTTCCCTGCTAAG GTGATGAGTAGAGAGAGCTTAGAAGTCTTCCAAAAGACTCAAGCTGATATGGAGGCGAACAACCAGAACCCATGGACCTTCAAGAGGATTGTTGAAGGAAACATGCTTGGTATCAGGAAGGTGCTCAGCCCGTTTGACCTGAAGAATCATGGACGCTTCACAGGGAAATTTTACAACCCAGGGAGGGTGTAA